A window from Prochlorococcus marinus CUG1435 encodes these proteins:
- a CDS encoding translation initiation factor IF-2 N-terminal domain-containing protein, with amino-acid sequence MSINTPIFNIAKDLNVESNRILLACKKLGINAKGATKRLNEEELEKIKSYFETGKNVSDEVINLNKVKTKSSSKKIKEKVKIKYFANRLIRKS; translated from the coding sequence ATGTCTATCAACACTCCCATTTTCAATATTGCCAAAGATCTTAATGTCGAAAGTAATAGAATATTATTAGCCTGCAAGAAACTTGGAATCAACGCAAAAGGTGCCACAAAAAGATTAAATGAAGAAGAATTAGAAAAAATTAAAAGTTATTTTGAAACGGGCAAAAATGTTTCTGATGAAGTGATCAATTTAAATAAAGTTAAAACCAAAAGCAGTTCTAAAAAAATCAAAGAAAAGGTTAAAATAAAATATTTTGCAAACAGACTTATTCGTAAATCTTAA
- a CDS encoding DUF2130 domain-containing protein, giving the protein MKDIKCPSCGKTFRIDPSSFEEILLQIKDEEFNKQIKERLLLAEEDNKKALEILKKELKIQLIEQNRIKENEVQALESKLHIAEEKKTIAINDLKNQATNKINSLNNELINLKDEIKNQALISELSLKNKVSEAVTNLEKENSSLTNSIEKMRLEHSINEKLIEEKFKSKISERDLTIQELREMKSRLSTKMVGETLEIHCETQFNLNRATAFKNSYFEKDNDATSGSKGDYIFREFDENKTEVVSIMFEMKNESLNGTNKRKNEDFLKELDKDRRQKSCEYAVLVSLLEPDSELYNAGIVDVSHRFPKMYVIRPQFFLPIISLLRNASMETLKYKSQIDLMKRENYDITNFESTLEQFKNAVGKNVALAQDRFNDAISEIDKSITHLQKTKEALILSKKHLLSADSKSQDLTVKKLTKNNPTMKKKFNDLNNFEDEVA; this is encoded by the coding sequence ATGAAAGATATTAAATGCCCCTCATGCGGCAAAACTTTCCGAATCGACCCCAGCAGCTTTGAAGAAATACTTCTTCAAATAAAAGACGAAGAATTTAATAAACAAATAAAAGAGAGACTTCTATTGGCTGAAGAGGATAATAAAAAAGCTTTGGAAATTTTAAAGAAAGAATTGAAAATACAGTTAATTGAGCAGAACCGCATTAAAGAAAATGAAGTCCAAGCTCTTGAATCTAAATTACATATTGCTGAAGAAAAGAAAACAATTGCTATTAATGATTTAAAAAATCAAGCAACAAATAAAATTAATTCACTAAATAATGAATTAATCAATTTAAAGGATGAAATTAAAAACCAGGCTTTAATTTCAGAATTATCTTTAAAAAACAAAGTCAGTGAAGCTGTAACCAATTTAGAAAAAGAGAACTCATCATTAACAAATTCCATTGAAAAAATGAGGCTTGAACATTCAATTAACGAAAAACTAATTGAAGAAAAGTTTAAAAGCAAAATTAGTGAAAGAGACCTGACTATTCAGGAGTTGAGAGAAATGAAATCTAGATTATCGACAAAGATGGTAGGGGAAACTTTAGAAATCCATTGCGAAACTCAATTTAACCTGAATCGTGCTACTGCGTTTAAAAACTCATATTTCGAAAAGGATAATGATGCCACTTCTGGAAGTAAAGGAGACTATATATTCAGAGAATTTGATGAGAATAAAACTGAAGTCGTATCTATAATGTTTGAGATGAAGAATGAAAGTTTAAATGGAACTAATAAAAGAAAAAACGAAGATTTTTTAAAAGAATTAGATAAAGATAGAAGGCAAAAATCTTGTGAATATGCGGTACTCGTTTCGCTTTTAGAACCAGATAGTGAACTATATAATGCAGGCATAGTAGATGTTTCTCATAGATTTCCAAAGATGTATGTCATAAGGCCGCAATTTTTCTTACCTATTATTTCTCTATTAAGAAATGCATCTATGGAAACCTTAAAATACAAATCTCAAATTGATTTAATGAAACGCGAGAATTATGACATAACTAATTTTGAAAGTACTCTTGAGCAATTTAAAAATGCCGTTGGCAAAAATGTTGCACTGGCCCAAGATAGATTTAATGATGCAATTTCAGAAATTGATAAATCAATAACTCACTTACAAAAAACCAAAGAGGCTTTAATTCTCTCAAAAAAACATCTTCTATCAGCTGATAGCAAATCTCAAGATTTAACAGTAAAGAAATTAACGAAAAATAACCCAACCATGAAAAAAAAGTTCAATGATTTAAATAATTTCGAAGATGAAGTGGCCTAA
- a CDS encoding competence protein ComC, which produces MSITKILNSLEKSWERDDILLNLKKGLGTDEIVNEFLVKNESQIKELNSLLRPEDIELLNQVEQLSTCESKLINEIKNLNYLKNSENHYILNQRNIVPSNRVFFYKISSFMINWSNKFVVISLLTISAIALSKQAWA; this is translated from the coding sequence ATGAGCATAACTAAAATTTTAAATTCTCTTGAAAAATCCTGGGAAAGAGATGATATTCTTCTAAATTTAAAGAAGGGATTAGGAACAGATGAGATAGTTAATGAATTTCTTGTGAAAAACGAAAGTCAAATTAAAGAATTAAATTCTTTATTAAGACCAGAAGATATTGAGTTATTAAATCAAGTAGAACAACTCTCAACTTGCGAATCTAAATTGATAAATGAGATTAAAAATTTAAATTACTTAAAAAATAGTGAAAATCATTACATCCTGAATCAAAGAAATATTGTGCCATCTAATAGAGTTTTTTTTTACAAAATTAGTTCATTCATGATTAATTGGAGCAACAAATTTGTAGTTATTTCTTTACTAACAATTTCAGCCATAGCTTTATCAAAACAAGCTTGGGCATAA
- a CDS encoding ligase-associated DNA damage response exonuclease: MKTNQEYLIRYKDGSLYCELADIWIDPNKPVKKALITHAHFDHFTFGCEEYISTKETAILLRERVEDNIKIKTFEYGEEFKINGINISFHPSGHILGSSQIRFIFAEEKWLISGDFKLQKDKTCKQYEIVKTDYLISECTFGLPIFKWDESNKIANDISKWITNSPEKTSLLFCYSLGKAQRLINEISQTNFKGNIYSHDSIHKMNNIYRELGINIKDTIKIENKKKIDELKGSLILLPPSLSKGSYLKNFKNIQTAFASGWMSIRALRKRSGYDKGFAISDHADWDGILEVVKKSEAKNVFFHHGDSEALSKYLIEKESINVLLFGK; encoded by the coding sequence TTGAAAACTAATCAAGAATATTTAATTAGATATAAAGATGGAAGTCTTTATTGTGAACTTGCTGATATTTGGATTGATCCAAACAAGCCAGTAAAAAAGGCATTAATAACTCATGCTCATTTTGATCACTTTACATTTGGATGTGAAGAATATATTTCTACTAAGGAAACTGCGATACTTCTTAGAGAAAGAGTTGAAGATAATATCAAAATTAAGACTTTTGAATATGGAGAAGAATTTAAGATAAATGGCATTAATATTTCTTTTCATCCATCAGGCCACATCCTTGGATCTAGTCAAATAAGGTTTATTTTTGCTGAAGAAAAATGGCTAATTTCAGGTGACTTTAAGCTTCAAAAAGATAAGACTTGCAAACAATATGAAATAGTTAAAACTGATTATTTAATAAGCGAATGTACTTTTGGTTTGCCAATATTTAAGTGGGATGAATCAAATAAAATAGCAAATGATATTTCAAAATGGATAACTAATTCACCAGAAAAAACTTCTTTACTTTTCTGCTATTCACTTGGTAAAGCTCAGAGATTGATAAACGAAATTAGTCAAACAAATTTTAAAGGCAATATTTATTCACATGACAGTATTCATAAAATGAACAATATTTATAGGGAACTTGGAATTAATATTAAAGATACTATAAAAATTGAAAATAAAAAAAAGATAGATGAACTTAAAGGAAGTCTAATATTATTACCACCATCTTTAAGTAAGGGCTCTTATCTAAAAAATTTCAAAAATATTCAAACAGCTTTCGCAAGTGGATGGATGTCAATAAGAGCTCTAAGAAAAAGATCAGGATATGATAAAGGATTCGCAATCTCTGATCATGCGGATTGGGATGGAATTCTGGAAGTAGTAAAAAAATCTGAAGCAAAAAATGTATTTTTTCATCATGGAGATAGTGAAGCCTTAAGTAAATATTTAATTGAAAAGGAATCAATAAATGTCCTTTTATTCGGTAAATAA
- a CDS encoding CopG family transcriptional regulator, whose protein sequence is MEIKVKRIGYLPRKRVLEIIDEISKSESISRSKVVGILVEEALDARGIANFGYSNINKSNLSKSDIYKDPQIKNMHLKDAEDEFVDDSGYTVSSHKTLDRSISSADIELANKINILKESGLI, encoded by the coding sequence ATGGAAATTAAAGTTAAAAGGATAGGATATCTTCCTAGAAAAAGGGTACTTGAAATTATTGATGAAATATCCAAAAGTGAATCTATAAGTAGATCTAAAGTTGTTGGAATATTAGTTGAGGAAGCATTAGATGCTAGAGGAATTGCAAATTTTGGATACAGCAATATTAATAAATCTAATTTATCCAAATCTGATATTTACAAAGATCCTCAAATTAAGAATATGCATTTGAAAGATGCTGAAGATGAATTTGTTGATGATAGTGGTTACACTGTTTCTTCTCACAAAACATTAGATCGGTCAATATCATCTGCAGATATTGAATTAGCTAATAAAATTAATATTCTTAAAGAATCTGGATTAATTTAA
- a CDS encoding alpha-2-macroglobulin: protein MERIKQFAQLLLIVIFISSCSTSNDKKYPIINSEENQNDSINPEKKRIELKFSCGEDGISKYLDDGWTILKEDSQEKICTWKSVPATKDCDMEKDKGCKITKPDKIGEEKIYLLEK, encoded by the coding sequence ATGGAAAGGATAAAACAATTTGCACAATTACTTTTAATTGTAATTTTCATAAGTTCATGTAGTACCTCAAATGATAAAAAATATCCAATAATTAATTCTGAAGAAAATCAAAATGATAGTATTAATCCAGAAAAGAAAAGAATTGAATTAAAGTTTTCATGTGGAGAGGATGGAATCTCAAAATATTTAGATGATGGATGGACTATATTAAAGGAAGATTCTCAAGAAAAAATTTGTACCTGGAAATCAGTTCCCGCCACCAAAGATTGTGATATGGAAAAGGATAAGGGATGCAAAATAACAAAGCCAGATAAAATTGGTGAAGAAAAAATTTATTTATTAGAGAAATAA